The following proteins are co-located in the Enoplosus armatus isolate fEnoArm2 chromosome 8, fEnoArm2.hap1, whole genome shotgun sequence genome:
- the slc9a8 gene encoding sodium/hydrogen exchanger 8 codes for MRGVSHKVLLLSLLLLFVSPCEPERAQGVKSLDLRERDDDGGDVNHKDNTPVEKQQILTKHEKEDGLESNDPQKDGQSVRKSNDTDNYSNETLHSTTPAVKPTTPAPPTPKPILPVQTGVKAQEEEQSSGLTIFFSLLVIGICIILVHLLFKFKLHFLPESVAVVSLGILMGGFIKIIEFQELANWKEEEMFRPNMFFLLLLPPIIFESGYSLHKGNFFQNIGSITLFAVIGTAISAFIVGGGIYFLGQADVIYKMTMTDSFAFGSLISAVDPVATIAIFNALNVDPVLNMLVFGESILNDAVSIVLTNTAEGFFSRSDNSVITGWETFLQALSYFLKMFFGSAALGTLTGLISALFLKHFDLRKTPSLEFGMMIIFAYLPYGLAEGLKLSGIMSILFAGIVMSHYTHHNLSPVTQILMQQTLRTVAFMCETCVFAFLGLSIFSFPHNFEFSFVIWCIVLVLLGRAVNIFPLSFLLNFFRDHKITPKMMFIMWFSGLRGAIPYALSLHLGLEPIEKRQLIGTTTIIIVLFTILLMGGGTMPLIRIMDIEESQSRRKNKKDINLSKTQKMGNTIESEHLSELTEEEYEAQIYQRQDLKGFMWLDAKYLNPFFTRRLTQEDLLHGRIQMKTLTNKWYEEVRQGPSGSEDDEDEAELL; via the exons ATGAGAGGTGTTAGCCATAAAGTTTTGTTGCTGTCCCTTTTGCTGTTATTCGTAAGTCCGTGCGAGCCAGAGCGAGCTCAGGGGGTAAAGTCGTTGGACCTGCGTGAGAGAGATGACGACGGAGGGGATGTCAACCATAAGGATAATACTCCAgttgaaaagcagcaaatattgaCAAAACACGAAAAAGAAGATGGACTCGAGTCAAACGACCCACAGAAGGATGGACAGTCTGTTAG AAAGTCCAATGACACTGATAACTACAGCAACGAGACCCTCCACTCTACAACACCTGCTGTCAAGCCGACGACCCCGGCACCCCCAACCCCCAAGCCCATTCTGCCCGTGCAGACAGGGGTCAAGGCCCAAGAAGAAGAGCAGTCCAGCGGGTTGACCATATTCTTCAGCCTGCTGGTTATTG GTATCTGCATCATATTGGTGCACCTGCTTTTCAAGTTCAAGCTGCATTTTCTTCCAGAGAGTGTAGCGGTCGTGTCCCTTG GGATTCTAATGGGAGGCTTCATTAAGATCATTGAATTCCAGGAACTTGCCAACTGGAAG gaggaggaaatgttCCGACCCAACATGTTCTTCCTTTTGCTACTACCGCCCATCATCTTCGAATCTGGATACTCTTTACATAAG GGTAACTTCTTCCAGAATATTGGCTCCATTACTCTCTTTGCTGTGATTGGCACAGCCATCTCTGCCTTCATAGTCGGAGGAGGCATCTATTTCCTTGGTCAG gcCGATGTGATCTATAAAATGACTATGACTGATAG CTTTGCCTTTGGCTCACTGATCTCAGCTGTGGACCCTGTAGCTACCATCGCCATCTTTAATGCCCTCAACGTGGACCCGGTCCTCAACATGCTGGTGTTCGGTGAGAGCATCCTCAACGACGCCGTTTCCATTGTCCTCACTAA CACAGCGGAGGGGTTCTTCTCCCGCTCAGACAACTCCGTGATAACAGGCTGGGAGACTTTTTTGCAAGCATTGAGTTAtttccttaaaatgttttttggttcTGCTGCCCTGGGAACCCTCACTGGACTCATTTCGGCCCTT TTTCTGAAACACTTTGATCTGAGGAAGACACCGTCACTGGAGTTTGGTATGATGATAATCTTCGCGTACCTTCCCTATGGCCTGGCAGAAGGCCTCAAACTGTCTG GAATAATGTCCATCCTGTTTGCGGGAATCGTGATGTCTCACTACACCCATCACAACTTGTCTCCAGTCACACAGATCCTCATGCAGCAGACACTGCGCACGGTGGCCTTCATGTGTG AGACATGTGTGTTTGCCTTCCTTGGTCTCTCCATCTTCAGCTTCCCTCATAACTTTGAATTTTCCTTCGTCATCTGGTGCATA GTCCTGGTTCTTCTCGGCCGAGCAGTGAACATCTTCCCTCTGTCATTTTTGCTGAACTTTTTCAGAGACCACAAGATCACTCCCAAAATGATGTTCATCATGTGGTTTAGTG GTTTGCGAGGTGCCATTCCCTACGCGCTGAGCCTTCATCTGGGCCTGGAGCCCATTGAGAAGCGGCAGCTGATTggcaccaccaccatcatcatcgtaCTCTTTACCATCCTCCTCATGGGGGGCGGGACCATGCCGCTCATTCGCATCATGGACATTGAGGAAAGCCAGTCTCGGCGTAAGAACAAGAAAGACATCAATCTCAGCAAGACACAGAAAATG GGTAACACCATTGAGTCAGAGCACCTATCAGAACTGACAGAGGAGGAGTACGAGGCTCAGATCTACCAGAGACAAGATCTGAAGGGCTTTATGTGGCTTGATGCAAAATACCTTAACCCCTTCTTCACTCGCAGGCTCACCCAAGag gACCTGTTACATGGCCGGATCCAGATGAAAACCCTCACCAACAAGTGGTACGAAGAAGTTCGCCAGGGTCCCTCAGGCTCTGAGGATGACGAGGATGAAGCAGAACTTCTGTGA